In Rhodothermus bifroesti, a single genomic region encodes these proteins:
- the trpS gene encoding tryptophan--tRNA ligase, translating into MSTVSTETIQQHALSTGGLKQRTIVVSGIQPSGELHLGNYFGAIRQHIELHQQYESYFFIVNYHALTTIADREALRRYTFEAALTYLALGFDPQKAALFVQSDVPEVTELAWIFYNLIPVSTLEKGVAYKDKVAQGLPANAGLLNYPVLQAADILIYGGTLVPVGADQKQNIEICRDVAQRFNRTFCAPDQPLFPLPEPLIREEVAVVPGIDGRKMSKSYGNTIGIFDEGKTLRKKVMAIVTDSTPLEAPKDPERCNVFALIKLFADEATRSRIADAYRQGGYGYGEAKKELIRLIEAHFAEARERRRALLRHPDYVMDVLREGGRKARQRAQEIMEQVRELVGLNYTTYRPEAI; encoded by the coding sequence ATGAGTACGGTTTCGACAGAAACGATCCAGCAGCATGCCCTGTCGACAGGTGGCTTGAAGCAGCGCACCATTGTGGTTTCGGGTATCCAACCCTCAGGTGAGCTGCACTTAGGCAATTACTTTGGGGCGATTCGTCAGCATATCGAACTGCATCAGCAGTATGAGTCGTACTTCTTCATTGTTAACTATCACGCCCTGACCACCATTGCCGATCGTGAGGCGCTTCGGCGCTACACTTTCGAGGCAGCGCTTACCTATCTGGCACTGGGTTTTGATCCCCAAAAGGCCGCGCTGTTTGTGCAAAGCGACGTACCTGAGGTAACCGAGCTCGCCTGGATTTTTTATAACCTGATACCGGTCTCCACGCTCGAGAAAGGCGTAGCCTATAAGGATAAAGTTGCCCAGGGGCTACCGGCCAATGCTGGGCTGCTGAACTATCCTGTTTTGCAGGCAGCAGATATTTTGATTTACGGCGGCACATTGGTGCCCGTGGGGGCCGATCAGAAGCAAAACATCGAGATTTGCCGCGACGTTGCGCAGCGCTTTAATCGTACGTTTTGTGCACCAGACCAGCCGCTGTTCCCGTTGCCAGAGCCGCTCATTCGGGAAGAAGTGGCGGTTGTCCCTGGTATTGATGGGCGCAAGATGTCGAAAAGCTATGGCAACACGATAGGTATTTTCGACGAGGGTAAAACGCTGCGCAAAAAGGTGATGGCGATTGTGACCGACTCTACGCCGCTCGAAGCGCCTAAGGATCCGGAGCGCTGCAACGTGTTCGCCCTGATTAAGCTGTTTGCCGACGAAGCCACGCGCAGCCGGATTGCAGACGCTTACCGACAGGGCGGTTACGGTTATGGCGAGGCCAAAAAAGAACTGATTCGGCTTATTGAGGCGCATTTTGCTGAAGCCCGCGAGCGGCGGCGTGCGCTGCTGCGCCATCCAGATTATGTGATGGATGTATTGCGTGAAGGGGGGCGCAAAGCGCGGCAGCGGGCTCAGGAAATTATGGAGCAAGTGCGTGAGCTGGTTGGGCTGAACTACACGACGTATCGTCCGGAGGCGATATGA
- the hisG gene encoding ATP phosphoribosyltransferase: protein MSTETAFAVTTAADKTQTRRVLRLGLPKGSLQQATLELLEKAGFKFSVSERSYFPSTDDEELSAMLVRAQEMARYVEEGVFDAGITGKDWVLETGADVVTVADLIYSKQSMRPVRWVLAVAEDADIRSVQDLQGKRIATEVVNLTRRWLAERGVEAEVEFSWGATEAKCPELVDAIVEVTETGASLRANRLRILEVLMESNTQLIANKQAWQDPWKRRKIENIALLMEGAIRAEHRVGLKMNARKADLEQIIQMLPALRRPTISPLASDGEEWVAIETIIEEKEVRRLIPELKRAGAEGIIEYPLNKVIP, encoded by the coding sequence ATGTCTACAGAAACAGCTTTTGCAGTAACCACAGCGGCAGATAAGACACAGACGCGCCGCGTGCTGCGCCTAGGACTGCCTAAAGGCAGCCTCCAACAGGCTACGCTGGAACTGCTCGAAAAAGCAGGATTTAAGTTCAGTGTTAGTGAACGCTCCTATTTTCCTTCTACGGACGACGAAGAGCTCAGCGCCATGCTCGTTCGCGCCCAGGAGATGGCCCGTTATGTGGAAGAGGGGGTTTTTGATGCGGGCATCACGGGTAAAGACTGGGTTCTGGAAACAGGCGCCGATGTGGTTACGGTAGCCGATCTGATCTATTCCAAGCAAAGCATGCGGCCGGTGCGTTGGGTACTTGCGGTAGCAGAAGACGCCGACATTCGGTCTGTGCAGGATCTACAAGGTAAGCGTATTGCCACAGAAGTCGTTAACCTGACCCGGCGCTGGCTGGCCGAGCGTGGCGTAGAGGCCGAGGTGGAATTCTCTTGGGGCGCCACCGAGGCCAAGTGTCCGGAGCTGGTAGATGCTATCGTGGAAGTGACCGAAACCGGCGCTTCGCTTCGGGCGAACCGGTTGCGCATTCTGGAAGTGCTTATGGAGTCCAACACGCAGCTTATCGCCAACAAACAAGCCTGGCAAGACCCTTGGAAACGCCGCAAGATTGAAAACATTGCGTTGCTCATGGAAGGCGCTATTCGGGCGGAGCATCGCGTAGGGTTGAAAATGAATGCTCGTAAAGCGGATTTAGAGCAAATTATCCAGATGCTGCCAGCCCTGCGGCGCCCGACCATTTCTCCCCTAGCCTCTGACGGGGAAGAATGGGTGGCTATTGAAACGATCATCGAAGAAAAAGAAGTGCGTCGCCTGATTCCTGAGCTCAAACGCGCCGGTGCTGAAGGGATTATTGAGTATCCCCTCAATAAAGTGATCCCCTGA
- a CDS encoding phosphoribosylanthranilate isomerase, with protein sequence MMLKVKICGITNLEDARFCAAAGADFLGFIQYPESPRYVAPEVAREIIEWIHGPEKVGVFVNATPEAVNRAIEEVGFTMVQLHGTEPPAWCAQIDAPVIKAIHVVHDASAEQLRALMEPYQPWVAYFLLDTHKTNLWGGTGESFNWRVARELAADFPILLAGGIGVHNLQEAVRTMRPLGVDLSSSVEARPGKKDLDKLAHFFEVFHALRAQLKQEAFG encoded by the coding sequence ATCATGCTTAAAGTCAAAATTTGTGGCATCACGAATCTAGAAGATGCGCGTTTTTGCGCTGCAGCAGGGGCAGACTTTTTGGGCTTTATTCAATATCCTGAAAGCCCTCGTTATGTAGCACCAGAGGTGGCTCGAGAAATTATTGAATGGATCCACGGCCCCGAAAAAGTAGGGGTGTTTGTGAATGCCACGCCTGAGGCGGTTAATCGAGCGATCGAAGAAGTGGGGTTTACAATGGTGCAGCTACACGGTACCGAACCGCCAGCGTGGTGTGCACAGATCGATGCACCGGTCATTAAGGCCATTCACGTGGTGCACGATGCTTCGGCCGAACAGCTCCGTGCCCTCATGGAACCCTACCAACCTTGGGTTGCCTACTTTTTGCTCGATACGCACAAAACGAACCTATGGGGGGGGACAGGCGAGTCGTTCAACTGGCGTGTGGCACGTGAGCTTGCTGCCGATTTTCCCATCTTACTGGCTGGCGGCATCGGTGTGCATAACCTCCAAGAAGCCGTGCGCACCATGCGGCCGCTGGGCGTGGACTTGTCGAGCAGTGTGGAGGCCAGGCCGGGAAAGAAAGATCTAGATAAACTTGCGCACTTTTTTGAGGTGTTTCATGCCCTGCGCGCCCAGCTTAAGCAAGAAGCCTTTGGCTAA
- the trpA gene encoding tryptophan synthase subunit alpha — translation MITRLQSMFATLRARREKAMGLFLTGGFPDPESTLELLKVIDEAGADFIELGMPFSDPLAEGVPIQRASERALRHGIRLVDVLHMAEAFRSRSQTPLLLMGYVNPVYRYGMQAFCRDAAQAGVDGLILADLPPEESEALAEAAQEAGLAMVYLIAPNTPSERIQQIDALATGFVYAVSITGLTGSTLQSHEAIEAYLARARQLVTRNPLLVGFGIRSHEDALRLGRHTDGFIVGSALIRLVERLWDDAGLSLVDRLEAVQRFVHELKYGTSVPAS, via the coding sequence ATGATAACCCGCTTGCAATCGATGTTCGCAACGCTGCGAGCCCGAAGGGAGAAGGCTATGGGACTGTTTCTGACCGGGGGATTCCCTGATCCGGAAAGTACGCTTGAGCTTCTAAAAGTCATTGATGAGGCTGGGGCCGATTTCATTGAGCTGGGCATGCCGTTTAGCGATCCCTTGGCCGAAGGCGTGCCCATCCAGCGCGCCAGCGAACGCGCCCTGCGTCATGGAATCCGTCTGGTAGATGTCTTACACATGGCCGAGGCTTTTCGGTCGCGTAGCCAGACCCCGTTGCTGCTTATGGGCTATGTCAACCCAGTGTATCGCTATGGCATGCAGGCGTTTTGCCGGGATGCCGCGCAGGCAGGCGTGGATGGGTTGATTTTGGCCGATCTTCCACCTGAAGAAAGCGAAGCGTTGGCCGAAGCTGCCCAAGAAGCAGGTCTGGCCATGGTCTACCTTATTGCACCCAATACGCCAAGCGAGCGCATCCAGCAGATCGATGCGTTAGCCACTGGCTTTGTATATGCCGTATCCATAACGGGCCTAACAGGCAGTACGCTTCAAAGCCACGAAGCCATCGAGGCCTATTTAGCACGCGCACGTCAGCTGGTTACACGTAATCCGTTGCTGGTGGGATTTGGCATTCGTTCACATGAAGATGCGCTGCGCTTAGGTCGACATACCGATGGATTTATCGTAGGCTCAGCGCTGATTCGGCTTGTAGAGCGCTTGTGGGACGATGCGGGCTTGTCGCTCGTAGATCGACTGGAAGCCGTGCAGCGATTTGTGCATGAACTCAAGTATGGTACTTCAGTGCCGGCTTCTTAA
- a CDS encoding DUF4837 family protein, which yields MPFRLVFWPLFLVGIWGCGNVDYRPLALGEEGEIQVVIDSALWQGPVGDALRAALGYYVQTLPNPEPLFTLRPLEPRTQDALNQVKKFKNVLFVAALSDSGRVSRLVQQAFSAEALQVVQQGTAAIVPRHDLWRRRQLVYFIVASTDTQLVAAIREGALRLREAFAEASRERLTAEMFEKGRQQALEDTLMAHHGFAVNVQHDYLIAIDTTRFVWLRRILPDTWRSLFVYYEEGADPAKLTPAWIYATRDSLARHYLQGNAGGFVQIDYRQPLETRAINFLGRYGYETRGLWHMVTLMPDGQLLPAGMGGPFVNYAFYDQASGRIYMIDGMVFAPGFTKREFLRQMEAIAYTFRTREEEAAAQPAIP from the coding sequence ATGCCCTTTCGCTTGGTTTTTTGGCCTTTATTTCTGGTGGGGATCTGGGGGTGTGGAAACGTCGATTATCGGCCGCTGGCTCTTGGGGAAGAAGGCGAAATCCAGGTAGTGATCGATTCAGCGTTGTGGCAGGGGCCGGTCGGTGACGCATTGCGTGCTGCCCTGGGCTATTATGTACAAACGCTGCCCAATCCAGAACCGCTTTTTACGTTACGCCCGCTTGAGCCCCGAACCCAAGATGCGCTGAATCAGGTGAAAAAATTTAAAAACGTCCTCTTTGTGGCTGCGCTGAGTGATTCTGGCCGCGTGTCACGCCTGGTGCAGCAGGCCTTTTCTGCCGAAGCGCTGCAGGTGGTGCAGCAGGGAACAGCCGCGATCGTGCCGCGGCATGACTTGTGGCGCCGGCGACAATTGGTGTATTTCATTGTAGCGTCAACCGATACCCAGCTTGTAGCCGCTATCCGTGAAGGTGCACTACGCCTGCGCGAAGCTTTTGCAGAAGCCAGCCGCGAGCGGCTTACGGCCGAAATGTTTGAAAAAGGTCGCCAACAGGCGCTCGAAGACACCCTGATGGCCCATCATGGTTTTGCTGTTAACGTCCAGCACGACTATCTGATTGCTATTGATACTACCCGGTTTGTCTGGCTGCGACGCATTCTGCCCGATACCTGGCGAAGCCTGTTTGTGTACTATGAAGAAGGCGCTGATCCAGCCAAACTGACTCCGGCCTGGATCTATGCCACCCGAGACTCGCTCGCTCGGCACTACCTGCAGGGGAATGCAGGAGGGTTTGTCCAAATCGATTACCGCCAGCCCTTAGAGACGCGTGCAATTAACTTTTTAGGCCGCTATGGCTATGAAACACGCGGCCTGTGGCACATGGTAACCCTTATGCCAGATGGCCAGCTTTTGCCAGCCGGTATGGGCGGTCCGTTTGTGAACTACGCTTTCTACGACCAGGCCAGTGGCCGCATCTACATGATCGACGGGATGGTCTTTGCTCCAGGCTTTACAAAGCGGGAGTTTTTACGCCAAATGGAGGCGATTGCCTACACGTTTCGAACCCGTGAAGAAGAAGCGGCTGCACAACCAGCAATACCTTAA
- the trpC gene encoding indole-3-glycerol phosphate synthase TrpC gives MTILDRIAQTVRERLEERKRRIPITCLQERAHYHSPTLPLARALRTDELAIIAEIKKASPSKGILRREFNVSDIAQQYKWYGAAAISVLTEPDFFQGSLEHLEAARRTVDLPLLRKDFILDPYQLIEARAYGADAVLLIAALLDPVQLHELYDMATELGLSCLVEVHAEAELDQLDLDRIEILGVNNRNLHNFEVDVTQAVRVLQRVPAHIVRVAESGLRTAEELAYLRRNGIDAVLIGETFMRALEPGRALEALRQELQACLERPVVLRLVGS, from the coding sequence ATGACCATTTTAGACCGCATTGCGCAAACCGTTCGCGAACGTCTTGAAGAGCGCAAACGCCGCATACCTATCACATGCTTGCAAGAACGCGCTCATTACCACAGTCCCACGCTACCGCTGGCCCGAGCATTGCGCACGGACGAGTTAGCCATCATTGCAGAGATTAAAAAAGCTTCGCCTTCGAAGGGTATTCTACGCCGCGAATTTAACGTATCGGACATTGCCCAACAGTACAAATGGTATGGGGCTGCCGCCATTTCGGTTCTCACCGAGCCAGACTTTTTCCAAGGCAGTTTGGAGCATTTGGAAGCCGCGCGGCGCACGGTCGATCTTCCCCTGTTGCGCAAAGATTTTATCCTCGATCCCTACCAGCTCATTGAAGCGCGTGCCTATGGTGCTGATGCGGTGCTGCTTATTGCAGCGCTACTCGACCCAGTGCAACTGCATGAACTTTACGACATGGCCACTGAGCTAGGGCTTTCGTGCTTGGTAGAGGTGCATGCAGAAGCAGAGCTGGACCAGCTTGACCTGGATCGGATCGAGATTTTAGGGGTCAATAATCGCAACCTGCACAACTTTGAGGTCGATGTGACCCAGGCGGTTCGGGTGCTTCAGCGCGTGCCAGCGCACATCGTACGGGTAGCCGAAAGCGGGTTGCGTACGGCTGAAGAGCTGGCTTACTTGCGTCGTAACGGCATCGATGCTGTTCTTATTGGGGAGACGTTTATGCGCGCGCTGGAGCCAGGCCGTGCGTTGGAAGCTTTACGGCAGGAGTTGCAGGCCTGCTTAGAGCGGCCAGTAGTATTGCGCTTGGTAGGTTCATGA
- the trpB gene encoding tryptophan synthase subunit beta, whose amino-acid sequence MASVNLDTAFTYEAPDVRGHFGPYGGAFVPEILIPALEALRQAYAEARQDPAFWEDYAALLREYVGRPTPLTFAPRLSERLGGMRVFLKREDLCHTGAHKINNTVGQILLAQRMGKKRIIAETGAGQHGVATATVCARFGMQCIVYMGAEDVERQRLNVLRMQLLGAEVRPVESGSRTLKDATNEAIRDWVTNVHDTFYLIGSVVGPHPYPMIVRDFQRIIGDEVRQQLAEQLGRETPDALVACVGGGSNAMGLFYPFLTDRCVRMYGVEAAGEGLEGRHAATLSCGRPGILHGALSYLLQDDDGQVLLAHSISAGLDYPGVGPEHAYLKDLGRVTYVTATDAEALEGVQLLARTEGIIPALETAHAIAFLPRLAQELGPDAVVVVNLSGRGDKDMGTIARYLERKCTNNL is encoded by the coding sequence ATGGCATCGGTCAACCTAGACACTGCATTTACCTATGAAGCCCCAGACGTCCGTGGTCACTTCGGACCGTATGGTGGTGCCTTTGTCCCTGAGATTCTGATTCCAGCCCTAGAGGCCTTGCGGCAAGCGTATGCTGAAGCGCGACAGGATCCGGCCTTCTGGGAGGACTATGCCGCGCTGTTGCGTGAATATGTGGGGCGGCCTACACCGCTAACCTTTGCGCCACGCTTAAGCGAGCGTCTGGGCGGGATGCGTGTATTTCTGAAGCGAGAAGACCTGTGCCATACCGGCGCGCACAAAATCAATAACACCGTGGGGCAGATTCTGCTAGCCCAGCGCATGGGCAAAAAGCGCATCATTGCCGAAACCGGCGCAGGGCAACATGGCGTGGCTACCGCAACGGTTTGTGCCCGCTTCGGGATGCAGTGCATCGTGTACATGGGGGCTGAGGACGTGGAGCGCCAGCGGCTCAACGTGCTACGGATGCAGCTTTTGGGAGCCGAAGTACGGCCGGTCGAAAGCGGAAGTCGTACGTTAAAAGATGCTACCAATGAAGCGATCCGAGACTGGGTGACCAATGTGCACGATACCTTTTACCTCATTGGTTCGGTAGTCGGGCCCCATCCCTATCCAATGATCGTTCGGGATTTTCAGCGCATCATTGGCGATGAGGTGCGGCAGCAACTGGCTGAGCAACTGGGACGGGAGACTCCTGATGCGCTGGTGGCCTGCGTGGGAGGGGGGTCCAATGCCATGGGATTGTTTTATCCTTTCCTTACCGATCGCTGCGTGCGTATGTATGGGGTGGAGGCCGCAGGCGAGGGACTTGAGGGTCGTCATGCAGCTACCCTGAGCTGCGGCAGACCCGGCATTCTGCACGGTGCTTTGAGCTACCTGTTACAGGACGACGATGGCCAAGTATTGCTGGCCCACTCGATCTCGGCTGGGCTTGACTATCCCGGCGTAGGACCAGAACATGCCTATCTCAAGGATTTAGGTCGCGTTACCTATGTGACGGCCACCGATGCAGAGGCACTCGAAGGGGTGCAACTATTGGCGCGTACCGAGGGCATCATTCCAGCGCTAGAGACAGCCCACGCCATTGCCTTTTTGCCCCGTTTAGCCCAAGAACTAGGCCCGGATGCTGTCGTGGTGGTGAATCTTTCTGGCCGCGGCGACAAAGACATGGGTACCATTGCCCGCTACCTGGAGCGTAAGTGCACAAACAACCTATGA
- a CDS encoding anthranilate synthase component II produces the protein MILVIDNYDSFTYNLVHLLGRYTSEVRVVRNDAITVEEVRALRPEGILISPGPGRPAEAGITEAVIAELGPTTPILGVCLGHQAIGEVYGGRVVHAPSLMHGKTSRIYHTGQGLFEGAAQGFTATRYHSLVVDRPTLPEVLEVTAWTEDGVIMALRHRHYPVQGVQFHPESVLTTEGPRLIANWLRQVKMWPLASQTLTATQP, from the coding sequence ATGATTTTGGTTATCGACAATTACGACTCCTTTACCTACAACCTGGTCCACTTGCTGGGTCGGTATACGTCCGAGGTGCGTGTGGTGCGCAACGATGCCATCACCGTGGAAGAAGTGCGGGCTTTGCGGCCTGAGGGCATTCTGATCTCCCCAGGACCGGGGCGCCCAGCCGAGGCGGGTATTACCGAAGCGGTTATTGCTGAGCTAGGGCCAACCACGCCTATCCTGGGGGTATGCCTGGGCCATCAGGCCATTGGCGAAGTCTATGGCGGTCGCGTGGTGCATGCACCCTCGCTGATGCACGGCAAGACAAGCCGGATCTATCACACCGGGCAAGGGCTGTTTGAAGGCGCAGCTCAAGGCTTTACCGCTACACGCTATCATTCGCTGGTAGTAGATCGGCCTACGCTGCCCGAGGTGCTGGAAGTTACGGCGTGGACCGAAGATGGTGTGATCATGGCACTACGCCACCGCCACTATCCAGTTCAAGGGGTGCAGTTTCACCCTGAAAGTGTGCTCACTACCGAAGGGCCACGCCTAATAGCCAACTGGCTGCGCCAGGTGAAGATGTGGCCTCTCGCGTCTCAGACGCTTACAGCAACCCAACCATGA
- a CDS encoding DUF4296 domain-containing protein yields MVDRRKLWIGVVAAGLLLAGCADEPYETTSADSTLAEVLVELHLLAARKAVVGDEAPALRDSVWARYGMDSAMVARRLEAYARNPKALQRLHQIVQDRLLAEQYASPLPQLAPRR; encoded by the coding sequence ATGGTCGATCGTAGGAAGCTATGGATTGGTGTTGTAGCCGCTGGGCTGCTGCTGGCTGGATGTGCAGATGAGCCCTACGAGACGACCTCTGCAGACAGCACCTTGGCTGAGGTGCTTGTTGAGTTGCATTTGCTTGCTGCGCGAAAGGCCGTGGTGGGCGACGAAGCGCCAGCACTACGCGATTCGGTTTGGGCACGCTATGGCATGGACTCCGCCATGGTGGCTCGTCGTCTAGAAGCCTATGCTCGTAATCCCAAAGCGCTTCAGCGGTTACACCAGATCGTTCAGGATCGGCTCTTAGCCGAGCAATACGCTAGCCCACTGCCGCAGCTGGCGCCAAGGCGCTAA
- the trpD gene encoding anthranilate phosphoribosyltransferase, giving the protein MHPYLTALAEGRTLSQEEAEAAMHVMMRGEAAPEQVAGFLLGLRARGETLDELVGFTRVMRQYAVPVRTEDPYAIDLCGTGGDRSGTFNISTAAAFVCAGAGVTVVKHGNRSVSSQAGSADVLEALGVVIDLDAAGVERCLEETGIAFVFAPKFHPAMRHVMPVRKALGVRTFFNILGPLCNPAGVRRQLVGAFRAEVAATMAAILARLGAEHVVAVHSEDGLDELSLSAPTATYEYRLGDAVPRPGRIEPETLGLPRVPLEQLRGGDATANAKLLRQVLSGDPGPHRDVVLLNAAYALYVSGRFGDDLQACLEAARVSLDSGAARARLERLIEVSGQLASASAATQPAA; this is encoded by the coding sequence TTGCATCCTTACCTGACGGCTTTGGCCGAAGGCCGCACGCTTTCGCAGGAAGAGGCAGAGGCGGCCATGCATGTGATGATGCGTGGTGAAGCCGCACCTGAGCAGGTTGCAGGCTTTCTGCTGGGCCTCCGTGCCCGAGGTGAAACGTTGGATGAGCTCGTAGGCTTTACCCGCGTAATGCGCCAGTATGCGGTACCTGTGCGTACCGAAGATCCTTATGCGATCGATCTGTGTGGCACAGGTGGCGACCGGTCCGGTACGTTCAATATCTCAACAGCTGCGGCCTTTGTGTGTGCTGGTGCAGGTGTTACGGTGGTCAAGCACGGTAACCGATCGGTTTCGTCGCAGGCCGGATCGGCCGACGTTTTGGAAGCCCTAGGGGTCGTGATCGATCTCGATGCAGCGGGGGTCGAGCGTTGCTTAGAAGAAACCGGCATCGCCTTTGTCTTTGCTCCAAAGTTTCATCCGGCCATGCGCCATGTGATGCCCGTGCGCAAGGCGCTGGGCGTGCGGACGTTTTTCAATATCTTGGGGCCGCTCTGTAATCCAGCCGGTGTGCGGCGGCAGCTAGTGGGGGCTTTCCGTGCCGAGGTGGCGGCAACGATGGCCGCGATCCTGGCGCGGTTGGGAGCCGAACATGTGGTCGCCGTGCACAGCGAAGATGGGCTCGATGAGCTCTCACTTTCGGCGCCTACGGCAACGTATGAGTATCGGCTAGGCGATGCCGTGCCACGTCCTGGACGCATTGAGCCAGAAACATTGGGGCTACCACGCGTACCGCTGGAACAGTTGCGCGGTGGCGATGCGACGGCCAATGCCAAATTGCTACGTCAAGTACTTTCTGGCGATCCGGGGCCGCACCGCGATGTGGTACTGCTCAATGCGGCTTATGCCCTTTACGTAAGCGGTCGTTTTGGCGACGACCTACAAGCCTGCTTGGAAGCAGCACGGGTAAGCCTCGACAGCGGGGCTGCCCGCGCGCGTTTGGAACGCTTGATCGAGGTATCTGGTCAGCTAGCGTCTGCATCGGCTGCTACGCAACCAGCGGCTTAA